One window from the genome of Falco peregrinus isolate bFalPer1 chromosome 15, bFalPer1.pri, whole genome shotgun sequence encodes:
- the USP28 gene encoding ubiquitin carboxyl-terminal hydrolase 28 isoform X1, with protein MPAQLRAAGGGGVDCQMLLNQLKEITGIQDSAFLHAALKAANGDLMEAVTFLTEEHTQEPAQDMPAAEPAAWEGSAVGKQLPQNVTTALTPNNKDDLHAGDAFRPLELPKAQAEERDAAERPQEAHCAETKNRSKRKRCEVWGENPKQNDWRRMGDWPVGMKNIGNTCWFSAVIQSLFQLSEFRRLVLGYSLPQNVLESCRSHTGKRNIAFMQELQCLFALMLGTRRKFVDPSAALELLRDAFRSTEEQQQDVSEFTHKLLDWLEDAFQLAVNVRSPGNKSENPMVQLFYGTFLTEGVHEGNTFSKIETFGQYPLQVNGYRNLNECLEGAMVEGEMDEATAAQSVKYGQERWFTKLPPVLTFELSRFEFNQSLGQPEKIHTKLEFPQTIYMDRYLHCSKELIQMKREEIKRLKEQMVILQQKLERYMKYGSGPARFPLPDMLQYVLEFVTTKPAAGVSSAQGSQTALLQAQAEPHILDVPSQPNGILEKKNTRTEDGACFSANSSPQQKLSRPLQASGSPAERSEHPAPHMVSEEELKLVRTCLQRWRNEIEQDVQDLKESIARINLSIDQMYCDPLLQQVPYHLHAVLVHEGQANSGHYWAFIYDQSRKSWLKYNDISVTESSWEELERDSFGGLKNASAYCLMYINDKVSHFAAGEDDGPEVGQFQREVEALPPELRHYIQEDNWQLEQEAEEWEEEQSCKIPQMEPSPASESQDLSSESGPDQTSVCEQSMRSLSSEHAMIAKEQTAKAIANTADAYEKNGVEAALCEPKEVEPKKAQLGETAVQAEQPQDAKEMVSATQTSSQVSEVEIPSVGKIPVRSDADGYNEEVMLSPAMQGVILAIAKARQTFDRDGSEAGLVKAFHEEYSRLYLLAKETPTPQNDARLQHVLIYFLQNNAPQQVVERTLLEQFADKNLSYDERSISIMKVARAKLREIGPDDVDMEEYKRWHEDYSLFRKVSVYLLTGLELYQNRKYQESLTYLVYAYQSNTKLLRKGASRGVSESLIGLYRRKCLLKLNEVAASLFVSCEEVHVAEGISILNELIIPCMHLMNNFEISKEDLDAIEVMRSRWCSYLGREDMDAKLQMKLGELLPRLLDGSTEVIVLKEPPKIRPNSPYDLCSRFAAVMESIHGASTVTVK; from the exons GATTGCCAGATGCTTCTAAACCAGCTGAAAGAGATCACAGGAATTCAagactctgcttttcttcacgCAGCTCTAAAG GCTGCTAATGGAGACCTAATGGAAGCAGTCACCTTCCTGACAGAGGAGCACACTCAGGAGCCAGCCCAAGACATGCCTGCTGCCGAGCCGGCCGCTTGGGAAGGGAGCGCTGTGGGCAAACAGCTCCCACAAA ATGTTACTACTGCACTTACCCCTAACAACAAAGATGACCTCCACGCAGGCGACGCCTTCAGACCCCTGGAGTTGCCAAAAGCTCAGGCTGAAGAAAGAGATGCTGCTGAAAG ACCACAGGAAGCACATTGTGCTGAAACAAAAAATCGCTCCAAGAGGAAACGCTGTGAAGTCTGGGGAGAGAACCCCAAGCAAAATGACTGGAGAAGAATGGGAGACTGGCCTGTTGGAATGAAGAATATTGGAAATACATGTTGGTTTAGTGCTGTCATACAG tCTCTGTTTCAGTTGTCAGAATTTCGGAGGCTGGTCCTTGGATACTCCCTCCCACAAAATGTGCTTGAAAGTTGCCGTAGTCACACT ggaaaaagaaatattgcattCATGCAAGAACTTCAGTGTCTGTTTGCTTTAATGCTGGGGACACGTCGTAAGTTTGTAGACCCTTCTGCAGCACTGGAACTCTTGAGGGATGCGTTTAGATCCACTGAAGAACAGCAG CAAGATGTGAGTGAATTTACACATAAACTACTGGACTGGCTGGAGGATGCATTCCAGCTTGCTGTGAATGTCAG GAGTCCGGGCAACAAATCTGAAAACCCAATGGTACAGCTTTTCTATGGGACTTTCTTGACTGAGGGTGTCCATGAGG GCAATACTTTTTCCAAGATTGAAACCTTTGGTCAGTATCCCCTTCAGGTAAATGGTTATCGAAACTTGAATGAGTGCTTGGAAGGAGCCATGGTGGAGGGAGAGATGGATGAGGCAACAGCAGCTCAGTCAGTGAAGTACGGACAGGAG CGCTGGTTTACAAAACTCCCACCAGTACTGACCTTTGAACTCTCCCGATTTGAGTTCAATCAGTCACTAGGACAACCAGAGAAAATTCACACCAAGCTAGAATTTCCCCAGACTATTTATATGGACAG GTACCTCCACTGCAGTAAAGAGCTTATTCAGatgaagagagaagaaatcaaGAGATTGAAGGAACAAATGGTGattctgcagcagaaactgGAAAG GTATATGAAATACGGCTCTGGCCCAGCCCGCTTTCCACTGCCTGACATGCTCCAGTATGTTCTCGAATTCGTCACTACAAAGCCAGCTGCAGGTGTTTCTTCGGCTCAGGGCTCTCAGACAGCACTCCTGCAGGCCCAAGCTGAGCCTCACATTTTGGACGTGCCTTCACAGCCAAATGG CATACTAGAAAAGAAGAATACTAGGACCGAAGATGGAGCTTGCTTTTCAGCAAATTCTTCACCACAGCAAAAATTGAGTAGGCCACTCCAAGCTTCTGGTTCACCAGCGGAAAGGTCAGAACATCCAGCTCCTCACATGGTTTCTGAGGAAGAGCTGAAGCTTGTTAGGACGTGTCTGCAGCGATGGAGAAATGAGATCGAACAGGACGTGCAAG ATCTGAAGGAGTCTATCGCCAGAATCAACCTGTCCATTGACCAAATGTACTGTGACCCTCTCCTCCAACAG GTTCCCTACCATCTGCATGCAGTCTTGGTACACGAAGGACAAGCAAATTCTGGTCACTACTGGGCCTTCATATATGACCAGTCTCGAAAAAGCTGGCTCAAATACAATGACATCTCAGTGACAGAATCATCGTGGGAAGAATTGGAGAGAGATTCATTTGGAGGCTTGAAAAATGCCAGCGCCTACTGCCTGATGTACATAAATGATAAGGTGTCCCACTTTGCAGCAG GTGAGGATGATGGCCCAGAGGTTGGACAGTTTCAGAGGGAGGTGGAAGCCTTGCCCCCAGAGCTGAGACACTACATCCAGGAGGACAACTGGCAACTcgagcaggaggcagaggagtgGGAAGAGGAGCAATCTTGCAAGATTCCTCAGATGGAGCCTTCACCTGCTTCTGAATCGCAGGACCTCTCTTCCGAATCAGGGCCAG ATCAGACTTCAGTCTGTGAGCAGAGCATGCGCTCTCTGTCCTCTGAACACGCCATGATTGCCAAGGAGCAGACTGCCAAGGCCATCGCAAACACCGCCGACGCCTATGAAAAGAACGGTGTCGAGGCAGCTCTCTGCGAG CCCAAGGAGGTAGAGCCAAAGAAGGCCCAACTGGGAGAAACAGCAGTTCAGGCAGAACAACCGCAGGATGCTAAGGAAATGGTGTCTGCTACCCAAACTAGCTCACAGGTCTCTGAAGTGGAAATTCCCAGTGTGGGGAAGATTCCTGTTAGATCTGATGCAGACGGATATAATGAGGAG GTGATGCTGAGTCCAGCCATGCAAGGTGTCATCCTGGCTATTGCAAAAGCCCGCCAGACCTTTGATCGAGATGGGTCTGAAGCGGGGCTTGTTAAG GCGTTCCATGAGGAGTACTCCCGGCTCTACCTGCTTGCCAAAGAGACCCCAACCCCTCAGAACGACGCCCGGTTGCAACATGTGCTCATTTACTTCCTGCAAAACAATGCTCCCCAGCAGGTGGTAGAACGTACCCTGCTTGAGCAGTTTGCGGacaaaaacctcagctatgACGAAAG GTCAATTAGCATTATGAAGGTGGCACGAGCAAAGCTGAGAGAAATTGGACCTGATGATGTCGATATGGAGGAGTACAAG AGATGGCATGAAGACTACAGCCTTTTTCGCAAGGTGTCAGTTTACCTGCTGACAGGGTTGGAGCTGTACCAGAATAGAAA GTACCAGGAGTCACTCACCTACCTGGTCTATGCCTACCAAAGCAACACGAAGCTGCTGAGGAAAGGAGCCAGCAGAGGAGTGAGCGAATCACTGATTGGCTTGTACAGAAGGAAGTGTCTCCTG AAGCTGAACGAGGTGGCAGCATCGCTCTTCGTAAGTTGTGAAGAAGTTCATGTGGCCGAGGGCATTAGCATCCTGAATGAGCTGATCATCCCCTGCATGCACCTCATGAATAACTTTGAGATCTCCAAAGAGGACCTGGATGCTATCGAGGTCATGAGAAGCCGCTGGTGCTCCTATTTGGGACGAGAAGACATGGATG CAAAACTGCAGATGAAGCTGGGCGAATTGCTTCCCCGGCTCCTCGACGGCTCCACCGAGGTCATTGTGCTGAAAGAGCCCCCGAAGATCCGGCCCAACTCCCCCTACGACCTCTGCAGCCGGTTTGCAGCCGTGATGGAGTCCATTCACGGGGCCTCGACTGTGACTGTGAAGTAG
- the USP28 gene encoding ubiquitin carboxyl-terminal hydrolase 28 isoform X3 — protein sequence MPAQLRAAGGGGVDCQMLLNQLKEITGIQDSAFLHAALKAANGDLMEAVTFLTEEHTQEPAQDMPAAEPAAWEGSAVGKQLPQNVTTALTPNNKDDLHAGDAFRPLELPKAQAEERDAAERPQEAHCAETKNRSKRKRCEVWGENPKQNDWRRMGDWPVGMKNIGNTCWFSAVIQSLFQLSEFRRLVLGYSLPQNVLESCRSHTGKRNIAFMQELQCLFALMLGTRRKFVDPSAALELLRDAFRSTEEQQQDVSEFTHKLLDWLEDAFQLAVNVRSPGNKSENPMVQLFYGTFLTEGVHEGNTFSKIETFGQYPLQVNGYRNLNECLEGAMVEGEMDEATAAQSVKYGQERWFTKLPPVLTFELSRFEFNQSLGQPEKIHTKLEFPQTIYMDRYLHCSKELIQMKREEIKRLKEQMVILQQKLERYMKYGSGPARFPLPDMLQYVLEFVTTKPAAGVSSAQGSQTALLQAQAEPHILDVPSQPNGILEKKNTRTEDGACFSANSSPQQKLSRPLQASGSPAERSEHPAPHMVSEEELKLVRTCLQRWRNEIEQDVQDLKESIARINLSIDQMYCDPLLQQVPYHLHAVLVHEGQANSGHYWAFIYDQSRKSWLKYNDISVTESSWEELERDSFGGLKNASAYCLMYINDKVSHFAAGEDDGPEVGQFQREVEALPPELRHYIQEDNWQLEQEAEEWEEEQSCKIPQMEPSPASESQDLSSESGPDQTSVCEQSMRSLSSEHAMIAKEQTAKAIANTADAYEKNGVEAALCEVMLSPAMQGVILAIAKARQTFDRDGSEAGLVKAFHEEYSRLYLLAKETPTPQNDARLQHVLIYFLQNNAPQQVVERTLLEQFADKNLSYDERSISIMKVARAKLREIGPDDVDMEEYKRWHEDYSLFRKVSVYLLTGLELYQNRKYQESLTYLVYAYQSNTKLLRKGASRGVSESLIGLYRRKCLLKLNEVAASLFVSCEEVHVAEGISILNELIIPCMHLMNNFEISKEDLDAIEVMRSRWCSYLGREDMDAKLQMKLGELLPRLLDGSTEVIVLKEPPKIRPNSPYDLCSRFAAVMESIHGASTVTVK from the exons GATTGCCAGATGCTTCTAAACCAGCTGAAAGAGATCACAGGAATTCAagactctgcttttcttcacgCAGCTCTAAAG GCTGCTAATGGAGACCTAATGGAAGCAGTCACCTTCCTGACAGAGGAGCACACTCAGGAGCCAGCCCAAGACATGCCTGCTGCCGAGCCGGCCGCTTGGGAAGGGAGCGCTGTGGGCAAACAGCTCCCACAAA ATGTTACTACTGCACTTACCCCTAACAACAAAGATGACCTCCACGCAGGCGACGCCTTCAGACCCCTGGAGTTGCCAAAAGCTCAGGCTGAAGAAAGAGATGCTGCTGAAAG ACCACAGGAAGCACATTGTGCTGAAACAAAAAATCGCTCCAAGAGGAAACGCTGTGAAGTCTGGGGAGAGAACCCCAAGCAAAATGACTGGAGAAGAATGGGAGACTGGCCTGTTGGAATGAAGAATATTGGAAATACATGTTGGTTTAGTGCTGTCATACAG tCTCTGTTTCAGTTGTCAGAATTTCGGAGGCTGGTCCTTGGATACTCCCTCCCACAAAATGTGCTTGAAAGTTGCCGTAGTCACACT ggaaaaagaaatattgcattCATGCAAGAACTTCAGTGTCTGTTTGCTTTAATGCTGGGGACACGTCGTAAGTTTGTAGACCCTTCTGCAGCACTGGAACTCTTGAGGGATGCGTTTAGATCCACTGAAGAACAGCAG CAAGATGTGAGTGAATTTACACATAAACTACTGGACTGGCTGGAGGATGCATTCCAGCTTGCTGTGAATGTCAG GAGTCCGGGCAACAAATCTGAAAACCCAATGGTACAGCTTTTCTATGGGACTTTCTTGACTGAGGGTGTCCATGAGG GCAATACTTTTTCCAAGATTGAAACCTTTGGTCAGTATCCCCTTCAGGTAAATGGTTATCGAAACTTGAATGAGTGCTTGGAAGGAGCCATGGTGGAGGGAGAGATGGATGAGGCAACAGCAGCTCAGTCAGTGAAGTACGGACAGGAG CGCTGGTTTACAAAACTCCCACCAGTACTGACCTTTGAACTCTCCCGATTTGAGTTCAATCAGTCACTAGGACAACCAGAGAAAATTCACACCAAGCTAGAATTTCCCCAGACTATTTATATGGACAG GTACCTCCACTGCAGTAAAGAGCTTATTCAGatgaagagagaagaaatcaaGAGATTGAAGGAACAAATGGTGattctgcagcagaaactgGAAAG GTATATGAAATACGGCTCTGGCCCAGCCCGCTTTCCACTGCCTGACATGCTCCAGTATGTTCTCGAATTCGTCACTACAAAGCCAGCTGCAGGTGTTTCTTCGGCTCAGGGCTCTCAGACAGCACTCCTGCAGGCCCAAGCTGAGCCTCACATTTTGGACGTGCCTTCACAGCCAAATGG CATACTAGAAAAGAAGAATACTAGGACCGAAGATGGAGCTTGCTTTTCAGCAAATTCTTCACCACAGCAAAAATTGAGTAGGCCACTCCAAGCTTCTGGTTCACCAGCGGAAAGGTCAGAACATCCAGCTCCTCACATGGTTTCTGAGGAAGAGCTGAAGCTTGTTAGGACGTGTCTGCAGCGATGGAGAAATGAGATCGAACAGGACGTGCAAG ATCTGAAGGAGTCTATCGCCAGAATCAACCTGTCCATTGACCAAATGTACTGTGACCCTCTCCTCCAACAG GTTCCCTACCATCTGCATGCAGTCTTGGTACACGAAGGACAAGCAAATTCTGGTCACTACTGGGCCTTCATATATGACCAGTCTCGAAAAAGCTGGCTCAAATACAATGACATCTCAGTGACAGAATCATCGTGGGAAGAATTGGAGAGAGATTCATTTGGAGGCTTGAAAAATGCCAGCGCCTACTGCCTGATGTACATAAATGATAAGGTGTCCCACTTTGCAGCAG GTGAGGATGATGGCCCAGAGGTTGGACAGTTTCAGAGGGAGGTGGAAGCCTTGCCCCCAGAGCTGAGACACTACATCCAGGAGGACAACTGGCAACTcgagcaggaggcagaggagtgGGAAGAGGAGCAATCTTGCAAGATTCCTCAGATGGAGCCTTCACCTGCTTCTGAATCGCAGGACCTCTCTTCCGAATCAGGGCCAG ATCAGACTTCAGTCTGTGAGCAGAGCATGCGCTCTCTGTCCTCTGAACACGCCATGATTGCCAAGGAGCAGACTGCCAAGGCCATCGCAAACACCGCCGACGCCTATGAAAAGAACGGTGTCGAGGCAGCTCTCTGCGAG GTGATGCTGAGTCCAGCCATGCAAGGTGTCATCCTGGCTATTGCAAAAGCCCGCCAGACCTTTGATCGAGATGGGTCTGAAGCGGGGCTTGTTAAG GCGTTCCATGAGGAGTACTCCCGGCTCTACCTGCTTGCCAAAGAGACCCCAACCCCTCAGAACGACGCCCGGTTGCAACATGTGCTCATTTACTTCCTGCAAAACAATGCTCCCCAGCAGGTGGTAGAACGTACCCTGCTTGAGCAGTTTGCGGacaaaaacctcagctatgACGAAAG GTCAATTAGCATTATGAAGGTGGCACGAGCAAAGCTGAGAGAAATTGGACCTGATGATGTCGATATGGAGGAGTACAAG AGATGGCATGAAGACTACAGCCTTTTTCGCAAGGTGTCAGTTTACCTGCTGACAGGGTTGGAGCTGTACCAGAATAGAAA GTACCAGGAGTCACTCACCTACCTGGTCTATGCCTACCAAAGCAACACGAAGCTGCTGAGGAAAGGAGCCAGCAGAGGAGTGAGCGAATCACTGATTGGCTTGTACAGAAGGAAGTGTCTCCTG AAGCTGAACGAGGTGGCAGCATCGCTCTTCGTAAGTTGTGAAGAAGTTCATGTGGCCGAGGGCATTAGCATCCTGAATGAGCTGATCATCCCCTGCATGCACCTCATGAATAACTTTGAGATCTCCAAAGAGGACCTGGATGCTATCGAGGTCATGAGAAGCCGCTGGTGCTCCTATTTGGGACGAGAAGACATGGATG CAAAACTGCAGATGAAGCTGGGCGAATTGCTTCCCCGGCTCCTCGACGGCTCCACCGAGGTCATTGTGCTGAAAGAGCCCCCGAAGATCCGGCCCAACTCCCCCTACGACCTCTGCAGCCGGTTTGCAGCCGTGATGGAGTCCATTCACGGGGCCTCGACTGTGACTGTGAAGTAG
- the USP28 gene encoding ubiquitin carboxyl-terminal hydrolase 28 isoform X4 gives MPAQLRAAGGGGVDCQMLLNQLKEITGIQDSAFLHAALKAANGDLMEAVTFLTEEHTQEPAQDMPAAEPAAWEGSAVGKQLPQNVTTALTPNNKDDLHAGDAFRPLELPKAQAEERDAAERPQEAHCAETKNRSKRKRCEVWGENPKQNDWRRMGDWPVGMKNIGNTCWFSAVIQSLFQLSEFRRLVLGYSLPQNVLESCRSHTGKRNIAFMQELQCLFALMLGTRRKFVDPSAALELLRDAFRSTEEQQQDVSEFTHKLLDWLEDAFQLAVNVRSPGNKSENPMVQLFYGTFLTEGVHEGNTFSKIETFGQYPLQVNGYRNLNECLEGAMVEGEMDEATAAQSVKYGQERWFTKLPPVLTFELSRFEFNQSLGQPEKIHTKLEFPQTIYMDRYLHCSKELIQMKREEIKRLKEQMVILQQKLERYMKYGSGPARFPLPDMLQYVLEFVTTKPAAGVSSAQGSQTALLQAQAEPHILDVPSQPNGILEKKNTRTEDGACFSANSSPQQKLSRPLQASGSPAERSEHPAPHMVSEEELKLVRTCLQRWRNEIEQDVQDLKESIARINLSIDQMYCDPLLQQVPYHLHAVLVHEGQANSGHYWAFIYDQSRKSWLKYNDISVTESSWEELERDSFGGLKNASAYCLMYINDKVSHFAAGEDDGPEVGQFQREVEALPPELRHYIQEDNWQLEQEAEEWEEEQSCKIPQMEPSPASESQDLSSESGPDQTSVCEQSMRSLSSEHAMIAKEQTAKAIANTADAYEKNGVEAALCEAFHEEYSRLYLLAKETPTPQNDARLQHVLIYFLQNNAPQQVVERTLLEQFADKNLSYDERSISIMKVARAKLREIGPDDVDMEEYKRWHEDYSLFRKVSVYLLTGLELYQNRKYQESLTYLVYAYQSNTKLLRKGASRGVSESLIGLYRRKCLLKLNEVAASLFVSCEEVHVAEGISILNELIIPCMHLMNNFEISKEDLDAIEVMRSRWCSYLGREDMDAKLQMKLGELLPRLLDGSTEVIVLKEPPKIRPNSPYDLCSRFAAVMESIHGASTVTVK, from the exons GATTGCCAGATGCTTCTAAACCAGCTGAAAGAGATCACAGGAATTCAagactctgcttttcttcacgCAGCTCTAAAG GCTGCTAATGGAGACCTAATGGAAGCAGTCACCTTCCTGACAGAGGAGCACACTCAGGAGCCAGCCCAAGACATGCCTGCTGCCGAGCCGGCCGCTTGGGAAGGGAGCGCTGTGGGCAAACAGCTCCCACAAA ATGTTACTACTGCACTTACCCCTAACAACAAAGATGACCTCCACGCAGGCGACGCCTTCAGACCCCTGGAGTTGCCAAAAGCTCAGGCTGAAGAAAGAGATGCTGCTGAAAG ACCACAGGAAGCACATTGTGCTGAAACAAAAAATCGCTCCAAGAGGAAACGCTGTGAAGTCTGGGGAGAGAACCCCAAGCAAAATGACTGGAGAAGAATGGGAGACTGGCCTGTTGGAATGAAGAATATTGGAAATACATGTTGGTTTAGTGCTGTCATACAG tCTCTGTTTCAGTTGTCAGAATTTCGGAGGCTGGTCCTTGGATACTCCCTCCCACAAAATGTGCTTGAAAGTTGCCGTAGTCACACT ggaaaaagaaatattgcattCATGCAAGAACTTCAGTGTCTGTTTGCTTTAATGCTGGGGACACGTCGTAAGTTTGTAGACCCTTCTGCAGCACTGGAACTCTTGAGGGATGCGTTTAGATCCACTGAAGAACAGCAG CAAGATGTGAGTGAATTTACACATAAACTACTGGACTGGCTGGAGGATGCATTCCAGCTTGCTGTGAATGTCAG GAGTCCGGGCAACAAATCTGAAAACCCAATGGTACAGCTTTTCTATGGGACTTTCTTGACTGAGGGTGTCCATGAGG GCAATACTTTTTCCAAGATTGAAACCTTTGGTCAGTATCCCCTTCAGGTAAATGGTTATCGAAACTTGAATGAGTGCTTGGAAGGAGCCATGGTGGAGGGAGAGATGGATGAGGCAACAGCAGCTCAGTCAGTGAAGTACGGACAGGAG CGCTGGTTTACAAAACTCCCACCAGTACTGACCTTTGAACTCTCCCGATTTGAGTTCAATCAGTCACTAGGACAACCAGAGAAAATTCACACCAAGCTAGAATTTCCCCAGACTATTTATATGGACAG GTACCTCCACTGCAGTAAAGAGCTTATTCAGatgaagagagaagaaatcaaGAGATTGAAGGAACAAATGGTGattctgcagcagaaactgGAAAG GTATATGAAATACGGCTCTGGCCCAGCCCGCTTTCCACTGCCTGACATGCTCCAGTATGTTCTCGAATTCGTCACTACAAAGCCAGCTGCAGGTGTTTCTTCGGCTCAGGGCTCTCAGACAGCACTCCTGCAGGCCCAAGCTGAGCCTCACATTTTGGACGTGCCTTCACAGCCAAATGG CATACTAGAAAAGAAGAATACTAGGACCGAAGATGGAGCTTGCTTTTCAGCAAATTCTTCACCACAGCAAAAATTGAGTAGGCCACTCCAAGCTTCTGGTTCACCAGCGGAAAGGTCAGAACATCCAGCTCCTCACATGGTTTCTGAGGAAGAGCTGAAGCTTGTTAGGACGTGTCTGCAGCGATGGAGAAATGAGATCGAACAGGACGTGCAAG ATCTGAAGGAGTCTATCGCCAGAATCAACCTGTCCATTGACCAAATGTACTGTGACCCTCTCCTCCAACAG GTTCCCTACCATCTGCATGCAGTCTTGGTACACGAAGGACAAGCAAATTCTGGTCACTACTGGGCCTTCATATATGACCAGTCTCGAAAAAGCTGGCTCAAATACAATGACATCTCAGTGACAGAATCATCGTGGGAAGAATTGGAGAGAGATTCATTTGGAGGCTTGAAAAATGCCAGCGCCTACTGCCTGATGTACATAAATGATAAGGTGTCCCACTTTGCAGCAG GTGAGGATGATGGCCCAGAGGTTGGACAGTTTCAGAGGGAGGTGGAAGCCTTGCCCCCAGAGCTGAGACACTACATCCAGGAGGACAACTGGCAACTcgagcaggaggcagaggagtgGGAAGAGGAGCAATCTTGCAAGATTCCTCAGATGGAGCCTTCACCTGCTTCTGAATCGCAGGACCTCTCTTCCGAATCAGGGCCAG ATCAGACTTCAGTCTGTGAGCAGAGCATGCGCTCTCTGTCCTCTGAACACGCCATGATTGCCAAGGAGCAGACTGCCAAGGCCATCGCAAACACCGCCGACGCCTATGAAAAGAACGGTGTCGAGGCAGCTCTCTGCGAG GCGTTCCATGAGGAGTACTCCCGGCTCTACCTGCTTGCCAAAGAGACCCCAACCCCTCAGAACGACGCCCGGTTGCAACATGTGCTCATTTACTTCCTGCAAAACAATGCTCCCCAGCAGGTGGTAGAACGTACCCTGCTTGAGCAGTTTGCGGacaaaaacctcagctatgACGAAAG GTCAATTAGCATTATGAAGGTGGCACGAGCAAAGCTGAGAGAAATTGGACCTGATGATGTCGATATGGAGGAGTACAAG AGATGGCATGAAGACTACAGCCTTTTTCGCAAGGTGTCAGTTTACCTGCTGACAGGGTTGGAGCTGTACCAGAATAGAAA GTACCAGGAGTCACTCACCTACCTGGTCTATGCCTACCAAAGCAACACGAAGCTGCTGAGGAAAGGAGCCAGCAGAGGAGTGAGCGAATCACTGATTGGCTTGTACAGAAGGAAGTGTCTCCTG AAGCTGAACGAGGTGGCAGCATCGCTCTTCGTAAGTTGTGAAGAAGTTCATGTGGCCGAGGGCATTAGCATCCTGAATGAGCTGATCATCCCCTGCATGCACCTCATGAATAACTTTGAGATCTCCAAAGAGGACCTGGATGCTATCGAGGTCATGAGAAGCCGCTGGTGCTCCTATTTGGGACGAGAAGACATGGATG CAAAACTGCAGATGAAGCTGGGCGAATTGCTTCCCCGGCTCCTCGACGGCTCCACCGAGGTCATTGTGCTGAAAGAGCCCCCGAAGATCCGGCCCAACTCCCCCTACGACCTCTGCAGCCGGTTTGCAGCCGTGATGGAGTCCATTCACGGGGCCTCGACTGTGACTGTGAAGTAG